Proteins encoded by one window of Tunturibacter psychrotolerans:
- a CDS encoding cytochrome c oxidase subunit I, which translates to MTPHSNIPPSQPQANKLSPTPVLARVFSTDHRIIGIQYLILALVSVIIGTLLSLLMRIHLVWPDWPLALHGPILPEDYLALVTIHGTIMLFFVLTTAPQAGFGNLILPAQIGARTMAFPGLNAASFWLTAIALITLLASTFAPGGAAISGWTAYPPLSAVPSSGPGQALGMDLWLASIALFAIASTASSINTLTTILRNRCPGMTWERLPLTVWGWFTAALLSIIAFSVLLAAILLLFCDRHAGTSFFLPNGDLVNGVLHQSGNGSPLLWLHLFWFFGHPEVYIAILPGMGLTSMLLANFSHRRVFAYRTMIVTTLLIGLLGILLWGHHMFVAGLNPFASSAFSISTMAIALPAAAKVLSWLATTWRSRPSYKTPMLFALGFVSLFITGGLTGPILAQPILDEYLHNTFFVVAHFHLIMAMAGIFGLYAATYYWFPLITATSSHPGRLLSEPLGHLHFWCTLIGAYAVFLPMHLTGLAGEPRHYAQLTGIPSPGSSLSPAGALLSHTLPLNRFITYAAIFLAAAQLLFFINLTRTLYKGAFASSNPWRATTLEWHPTMNPFTPSPASDTAEISVHRTPCHYQFTSTEISFLPQWAPVSFAQDKIEKATDSKPE; encoded by the coding sequence CTCCTCTCGCTGCTGATGCGCATCCACCTCGTCTGGCCCGACTGGCCACTTGCACTGCACGGCCCCATCCTCCCCGAAGACTACCTCGCGCTCGTAACCATCCACGGCACGATCATGCTCTTCTTCGTCCTCACCACCGCGCCTCAAGCCGGCTTCGGTAACCTCATCCTTCCCGCCCAGATCGGCGCTCGCACCATGGCCTTCCCTGGCCTCAACGCCGCCAGCTTCTGGCTTACCGCCATCGCCCTCATTACCCTTCTCGCCTCCACCTTCGCGCCCGGCGGAGCCGCCATCTCCGGCTGGACCGCCTACCCTCCGCTCAGCGCAGTCCCCAGCTCAGGCCCCGGCCAGGCTCTCGGCATGGACCTCTGGCTCGCCTCCATCGCACTCTTCGCCATAGCCTCCACTGCCAGCTCCATCAACACCCTCACCACCATCCTCCGCAACCGCTGCCCCGGCATGACCTGGGAGCGTCTTCCCCTCACAGTCTGGGGCTGGTTCACCGCCGCACTCCTCAGCATCATTGCCTTCTCCGTCCTACTCGCAGCGATCCTGCTCCTCTTCTGCGACCGCCACGCCGGCACCAGCTTCTTCCTCCCCAACGGCGACCTCGTTAACGGCGTCCTGCACCAGAGCGGCAACGGCAGCCCTCTCCTCTGGCTCCATCTCTTTTGGTTCTTCGGACATCCTGAGGTCTACATCGCCATCCTCCCCGGCATGGGCCTCACCTCCATGCTGCTCGCGAACTTCAGCCACCGTCGCGTCTTCGCCTACCGCACCATGATCGTCACCACGCTCCTCATCGGCCTCCTCGGCATACTCCTCTGGGGACACCACATGTTCGTCGCCGGCCTCAACCCCTTCGCCAGCTCTGCCTTCTCCATCTCCACCATGGCCATCGCGCTCCCCGCAGCCGCCAAGGTCCTCAGCTGGCTAGCCACCACCTGGCGCTCCCGCCCGTCCTACAAAACCCCCATGCTCTTCGCCCTAGGCTTCGTCAGCCTCTTCATCACCGGAGGCCTCACCGGCCCCATCCTCGCCCAGCCCATCCTCGACGAGTATCTCCACAACACCTTCTTCGTCGTCGCCCACTTCCACCTCATCATGGCGATGGCCGGCATCTTCGGCCTCTACGCCGCAACCTACTACTGGTTCCCCCTCATCACCGCCACCAGCAGCCATCCCGGCCGCCTCCTGTCCGAGCCTCTAGGCCATCTCCACTTCTGGTGCACCCTCATCGGAGCCTACGCCGTCTTCCTCCCCATGCACCTCACCGGCCTAGCCGGAGAACCCCGCCACTACGCCCAGCTCACCGGCATCCCAAGCCCCGGAAGCTCTCTAAGCCCTGCCGGCGCCTTACTCTCCCATACCCTCCCCCTAAACCGCTTCATCACCTACGCGGCCATCTTCCTCGCCGCCGCCCAACTTCTCTTTTTCATAAATCTCACGCGCACCCTGTACAAAGGAGCCTTCGCGTCGTCTAATCCATGGCGAGCCACAACACTCGAATGGCACCCGACCATGAATCCTTTCACCCCATCACCTGCATCCGATACAGCAGAGATATCCGTTCATCGCACTCCTTGCCACTATCAATTCACCAGTACTGAAATTTCGTTCCTGCCGCAGTGGGCGCCCGTCTCCTTCGCTCAGGACAAAATAGAAAAAGCCACAGACTCGAAACCGGAGTAA
- a CDS encoding cytochrome c oxidase subunit 3 has product MPAIITPNKTEQERKRRVEDHDNGSGRRPPTDKRTGGGGDNDNWNERPHGRRGPYERLHRYRMGIFFALASDLMFFVAIVSTFFVNQSTGHFDAYNHYVNEWLPTTIPPILWLNTVVLLLSSGTIEFARRNMFRETDVMDEWLGLGKPITRRALPWLSATIALGLLFLTGQWVAWRQLAVQHVFFKTNQSSHFFYLITGVHAVHLFFGIGALIAAFTGLYVSRQLENRQILVDGAAWYWHAMGLLWIFLFTLLVFFQ; this is encoded by the coding sequence ATGCCGGCCATCATCACTCCCAACAAAACCGAGCAAGAACGAAAACGACGCGTTGAAGACCACGACAACGGCTCAGGCCGACGTCCACCCACAGACAAGCGCACCGGCGGCGGCGGTGACAACGACAACTGGAACGAACGCCCCCACGGCCGACGCGGTCCGTACGAGCGCCTTCATCGCTATCGCATGGGCATCTTCTTCGCCCTCGCCAGCGACCTCATGTTCTTCGTCGCCATCGTCAGCACCTTCTTCGTCAATCAGTCCACCGGCCACTTCGACGCCTACAACCACTACGTCAACGAGTGGCTCCCCACCACCATCCCGCCCATCCTGTGGCTCAACACCGTCGTCCTCCTTCTTAGCTCCGGCACCATCGAGTTCGCCCGCCGCAACATGTTCCGCGAGACCGACGTCATGGACGAGTGGCTTGGCCTCGGCAAACCAATCACCCGCCGCGCTCTCCCCTGGCTCTCGGCAACCATCGCTCTCGGCTTACTCTTCCTCACAGGTCAGTGGGTAGCCTGGCGTCAATTAGCCGTCCAACACGTCTTCTTCAAGACCAACCAGAGCAGCCATTTCTTCTACCTCATCACTGGCGTTCACGCCGTTCACCTCTTCTTCGGCATCGGCGCACTTATCGCCGCCTTCACTGGCCTCTACGTCTCTCGTCAGCTCGAAAACCGCCAGATCCTTGTCGACGGCGCCGCCTGGTACTGGCACGCGATGGGCCTCCTCTGGATCTTCCTCTTCACCCTCCTGGTCTTCTTCCAATGA
- a CDS encoding isocitrate lyase/PEP mutase family protein, with product MTRDQRYKAFQALHARPGAFVIPNPWNAGSAKILAAIGFEALATTSAGYAFSIGYQDSAPEVTREHALENAREIAGATTLPVSADLQNGFGHSPDLCSETIRLAAATGLVGASIEDATGDTSNPIYELQAAKDRIVAASEAAHRHQIVLTARAENFLHGRPDLDDTIRRLQSFEEAGADVLYAPGLPTLDAIRTVCASLSKPVNVLAGLKGATFSVEDLAAAGVKRISVGGAFARAAFGGFLRAAREVKDHGTFNFATEAVPSSEMANYMAHPKR from the coding sequence ATGACCCGCGACCAGAGATACAAAGCCTTTCAAGCCCTCCACGCACGCCCGGGAGCCTTCGTGATTCCCAACCCATGGAACGCAGGCTCCGCAAAGATCCTCGCCGCCATCGGCTTCGAAGCCCTCGCCACAACCAGCGCTGGCTATGCCTTCTCCATCGGATATCAGGACTCCGCTCCAGAAGTAACCCGTGAACACGCCTTGGAAAATGCTCGCGAGATCGCAGGGGCCACGACACTCCCCGTCTCGGCCGACCTTCAAAACGGATTCGGCCACTCACCCGACCTCTGTTCCGAAACCATTCGACTAGCCGCCGCAACAGGACTTGTCGGCGCATCGATCGAAGATGCCACAGGCGATACATCCAATCCGATCTACGAACTGCAAGCGGCCAAAGATCGCATCGTGGCAGCATCCGAAGCCGCTCATCGTCATCAAATCGTCCTCACCGCGCGCGCTGAAAATTTTCTTCACGGCAGACCCGATCTCGACGACACCATACGTCGCCTCCAGTCCTTCGAAGAAGCAGGCGCCGACGTCCTCTACGCCCCCGGACTCCCCACGCTGGACGCAATTCGAACCGTCTGCGCCTCCCTCTCCAAACCCGTCAACGTTTTGGCAGGTCTCAAAGGAGCGACCTTCTCCGTAGAAGATCTCGCCGCCGCCGGTGTCAAAAGAATCAGCGTAGGTGGAGCATTCGCCCGTGCCGCATTCGGCGGGTTCCTACGTGCAGCACGCGAAGTGAAAGATCACGGCACCTTCAACTTCGCCACCGAAGCCGTCCCGAGCTCAGAGATGGCCAACTACATGGCACATCCCAAACGCTAA
- a CDS encoding CCA tRNA nucleotidyltransferase — protein sequence MADYIYLLENRLSQAQRSALLAVREVARAKGLTVFLVGGAVRDMTSGSPVRDLDLVVQGNALKLKKDIEKAHGVITGEWEAGQALYVRFPGGVRMEIGSTLTVTYPKPGKPVVKAATILDDLRRRDFTANAMALSLNDGSYGLLMDPLNGVADIENRELRLVSNYGFIEDPVRMIRAARLMARLSWQMDEKTQARYETGKQEGYISAMDEFHRGYETEEIFHEEDPLRVLTRLEAEGWVKHLFPALSAAKANVTELEKLRDLQGQLQIQGIHAEASGANFPYLTAKMAPKDVAALKKSFARQGFVAEIEALEDEAKAFATELSGKGAATPSQAWKLLHSAKPESILWVAHTSKNAGIQNKFKGFLTEWAQAKQKLPYTLMQEMRIVPELPVYGELLDKLFFELMDGKLGTVEEMKAYLEPYSPPAPPPPVHLRRPRAAKKDAKPAKSRKKAAVEGNGEGTEAIAASSSDEVSSSAPAAAKNGAGVKAPAAAKKAVAPVKPVAPVAKNGAVTANGKTVTKVPVKVAAKSVAVKAAAKKAPAKAATKAPAKKAVKAVAKAPAKAAVKKAPAKAAAKKTPAKAVVKKAPAKTAAKKPVPAKKAAPAKKAVAKAPVKKAATKPAPAKKVVKKAAKKGR from the coding sequence ATGGCTGACTACATCTACCTGCTCGAAAATCGCCTTTCTCAAGCGCAGCGCTCCGCGTTGCTGGCTGTGCGTGAAGTAGCTCGCGCCAAAGGACTTACCGTGTTTCTGGTGGGGGGCGCGGTAAGGGATATGACCAGCGGATCGCCGGTTCGGGATCTGGATTTGGTGGTTCAGGGTAACGCCCTCAAGTTAAAGAAAGATATAGAGAAAGCTCACGGCGTTATCACCGGAGAGTGGGAGGCGGGGCAGGCGCTCTATGTGCGGTTTCCTGGTGGCGTAAGGATGGAGATTGGCAGCACATTGACGGTCACTTATCCGAAGCCGGGTAAGCCAGTGGTGAAGGCTGCGACGATTTTGGATGATCTGCGGAGGCGTGACTTTACCGCAAACGCCATGGCGCTCTCATTGAACGACGGATCGTATGGGCTGCTGATGGACCCGCTGAACGGGGTCGCGGATATCGAGAATCGCGAGCTGCGGCTGGTGAGTAACTATGGGTTTATCGAAGATCCGGTGAGGATGATTCGGGCGGCGCGGCTGATGGCGCGGTTGAGCTGGCAGATGGATGAGAAGACCCAGGCTCGGTATGAGACTGGTAAGCAGGAGGGGTACATCTCGGCGATGGACGAGTTTCATCGCGGGTATGAGACCGAGGAGATCTTCCATGAGGAGGATCCGCTGCGGGTGTTGACGAGGCTGGAGGCTGAGGGTTGGGTGAAGCACCTGTTCCCGGCGCTGTCGGCCGCTAAGGCGAATGTAACGGAGCTCGAGAAGCTGCGGGACTTGCAGGGGCAGCTGCAGATACAGGGGATCCATGCTGAGGCATCGGGCGCGAACTTCCCGTATTTGACGGCAAAGATGGCTCCGAAGGACGTCGCGGCGTTGAAGAAGAGCTTCGCGCGGCAGGGATTTGTGGCGGAGATCGAGGCGCTGGAGGATGAAGCGAAGGCGTTCGCGACGGAGCTTTCGGGCAAGGGAGCGGCGACGCCGTCGCAGGCCTGGAAGTTGCTGCATTCGGCGAAGCCGGAGTCGATTCTGTGGGTGGCGCACACCTCGAAGAACGCGGGGATTCAGAACAAGTTCAAGGGATTTCTTACGGAGTGGGCTCAGGCGAAGCAGAAGCTGCCTTACACGTTGATGCAGGAGATGCGCATCGTACCGGAGCTGCCTGTGTATGGTGAGCTGCTGGACAAGCTGTTCTTCGAGTTGATGGATGGAAAGCTGGGGACGGTCGAGGAGATGAAGGCTTATCTTGAGCCGTATTCGCCACCGGCACCTCCTCCTCCCGTTCATCTGCGCAGGCCACGTGCGGCGAAGAAGGATGCTAAGCCTGCGAAGAGCCGGAAGAAGGCTGCGGTGGAAGGGAACGGAGAGGGCACGGAGGCGATCGCGGCTTCTAGTTCGGATGAGGTTTCATCAAGTGCTCCGGCGGCGGCTAAGAATGGGGCTGGTGTGAAGGCTCCGGCTGCGGCGAAGAAGGCTGTTGCGCCGGTGAAGCCCGTTGCTCCGGTTGCGAAGAATGGTGCGGTGACGGCGAATGGGAAGACGGTCACGAAGGTTCCGGTGAAGGTTGCTGCAAAGAGCGTAGCTGTGAAGGCTGCGGCGAAGAAGGCTCCGGCGAAGGCTGCGACTAAGGCGCCAGCGAAGAAGGCTGTGAAAGCTGTTGCGAAGGCTCCGGCGAAGGCAGCGGTCAAGAAGGCTCCAGCAAAGGCTGCGGCAAAGAAGACTCCTGCGAAGGCCGTCGTGAAGAAGGCTCCTGCAAAGACTGCGGCGAAGAAACCAGTGCCTGCCAAGAAGGCTGCTCCGGCGAAGAAGGCGGTTGCGAAAGCTCCTGTGAAGAAGGCAGCGACCAAACCTGCTCCGGCGAAGAAGGTTGTGAAGAAGGCAGCGAAAAAAGGACGCTAA
- a CDS encoding DUF6982 domain-containing protein — translation MSSAHKKVIVRRFTSETLPGYLPLSGFVRNRSIDLLDLSGRVIPLGLNDIKYVCYVREFNLNDTANPERLTRRTFLAKPRTEGLWLRLTFRSGDLLEGLAPIDITLTDDLIHDAGIQLTPPDVRSNTQRIFVPRTSITELQLLAVITSPSRRKPLPASSVPSLQEDLFTNLIPPNTRPN, via the coding sequence ATGTCCTCTGCGCACAAGAAGGTCATCGTCCGCCGCTTCACAAGCGAAACCCTCCCCGGCTACCTGCCGCTCTCGGGTTTCGTCCGTAATCGCTCCATCGATCTCCTCGACCTGAGCGGACGAGTCATCCCTCTTGGCCTCAATGACATAAAGTACGTCTGCTACGTCCGTGAGTTCAACCTGAATGACACCGCAAACCCCGAGCGCCTCACCCGCCGCACCTTCCTCGCCAAGCCGCGCACCGAAGGCCTCTGGCTGCGGCTCACCTTCCGCTCCGGCGATCTGCTCGAGGGCCTCGCTCCCATCGACATCACCCTCACTGACGACCTCATCCACGACGCCGGTATCCAGCTCACGCCGCCCGACGTCCGCTCCAACACCCAGCGCATCTTCGTCCCCCGCACCTCAATCACTGAGCTTCAACTCCTGGCTGTCATCACCTCCCCCTCACGCCGCAAGCCCCTACCCGCCTCCTCGGTCCCCAGCCTCCAGGAAGACCTCTTCACCAACCTCATCCCACCCAACACCCGCCCCAACTGA
- the lpxD gene encoding UDP-3-O-(3-hydroxymyristoyl)glucosamine N-acyltransferase produces the protein MTLADLATHLGATLHGDPSAKITQVAGIETATSGALAFVANPKYASLAHTTQATAVLVEPDFPEIPAATLRLKNPYLAFARAIELFYHAPAYTAGVHSTAAIAPTATIGANAHIGAYAVIGDHVTVGNNAIILPHVVLYPHAAIGDNFFAHAHAIVREHCQLGDNVTLQNGAIVGADGFGFARQSDGGWYKILQSGPAILEDNVEIQANACIDRASIGETRVHAGAKIDNLVQVGHGSTVGENTLLCAQVGLAGSTIVGKNVILAGQVGVAGHCTIGDGAIATAQSGIPNDVAPGKVVSGYPAIDNRQWLRSVALFNRLPELLRDLKSKLK, from the coding sequence ATCACCCTGGCCGACCTGGCAACTCATCTCGGAGCCACCCTTCACGGCGACCCCTCCGCCAAAATCACTCAGGTAGCCGGCATTGAGACCGCCACTTCCGGAGCTCTCGCCTTCGTCGCCAACCCGAAGTACGCCTCCCTCGCCCACACCACACAGGCAACAGCCGTATTAGTCGAGCCCGACTTCCCTGAGATCCCCGCAGCCACCCTCCGCCTCAAAAATCCATACCTCGCCTTCGCCCGAGCCATCGAGCTCTTCTACCACGCCCCCGCGTACACCGCAGGCGTCCACTCCACGGCAGCCATCGCGCCCACCGCAACCATCGGAGCCAACGCCCACATCGGCGCCTACGCCGTCATCGGCGATCACGTCACCGTCGGCAACAACGCCATCATCCTTCCTCACGTCGTCCTCTACCCGCACGCCGCCATCGGCGACAACTTCTTCGCCCACGCCCACGCCATCGTCCGCGAGCACTGCCAGCTCGGTGACAACGTCACCCTCCAAAACGGAGCCATCGTAGGGGCCGACGGCTTCGGCTTCGCCCGCCAATCCGACGGTGGCTGGTACAAGATCCTTCAATCCGGCCCCGCCATCCTCGAAGACAACGTCGAGATCCAGGCCAACGCCTGCATCGACCGCGCCTCCATCGGCGAAACCCGCGTCCACGCCGGAGCCAAGATCGACAACCTCGTCCAGGTCGGTCACGGCTCAACCGTAGGTGAAAACACCCTTCTCTGTGCTCAGGTCGGCCTCGCCGGTTCCACCATCGTCGGCAAAAACGTTATCCTCGCTGGCCAGGTCGGCGTCGCGGGCCATTGCACCATCGGCGACGGCGCCATCGCCACCGCGCAAAGCGGGATCCCCAACGACGTAGCCCCCGGAAAGGTCGTCAGCGGCTACCCCGCCATCGACAACCGACAGTGGCTTCGCTCCGTCGCGCTCTTCAATCGCCTCCCCGAACTCCTGAGGGATCTAAAGTCCAAACTAAAATAA
- a CDS encoding response regulator, translating to MAEPPESLSNGTNEMQSTTAQPVRVLLLDDEPTNLHLRAAILRQHGYESVPAATIEEATDLFNNIDIAVLDYHLGAGQFGTEVAALLRRRRPHVPIIILSATIDRYFGGVEDMHLLKGHSSVEDLLDALSSLEAKRRGAPVVVDARDFFYSRIAMAIGADVLVQIFDENGIWQYCNDSVAEYLGQPREWFIGRSVYEEMRPFMRDWSDVLQTVCLTRETYIDRTHRGLLAQPRPQEPQLTWSVLAFPITLHDNRSGAVLTARILDKPTRNSELLPFI from the coding sequence ATGGCGGAACCTCCCGAAAGTCTCAGTAACGGCACCAACGAGATGCAAAGCACTACAGCACAACCCGTTCGCGTACTTCTGCTCGATGACGAGCCCACCAATCTCCACCTCCGCGCCGCCATCTTGCGGCAACACGGCTACGAGTCAGTTCCTGCTGCCACCATCGAAGAAGCCACCGACCTCTTCAACAACATCGACATCGCCGTCCTCGACTACCACCTCGGAGCCGGCCAGTTCGGAACCGAGGTAGCAGCTCTGCTTCGCCGCCGCCGACCTCACGTCCCCATCATCATCCTCTCGGCAACCATCGACCGTTACTTCGGTGGTGTCGAAGACATGCATCTGCTCAAAGGTCATAGCTCTGTCGAAGACCTCCTCGACGCCCTAAGCTCTCTCGAGGCCAAACGCCGCGGAGCACCCGTCGTCGTCGACGCACGCGACTTCTTCTACTCCCGTATCGCCATGGCCATCGGCGCCGACGTTCTCGTTCAGATCTTCGACGAGAACGGCATCTGGCAGTACTGCAACGACAGCGTGGCCGAATACCTCGGCCAACCCCGCGAGTGGTTCATCGGCCGCAGCGTCTACGAGGAGATGCGTCCCTTCATGCGCGATTGGAGCGACGTCCTCCAGACCGTCTGCCTCACCCGCGAAACCTACATCGATCGCACCCATCGCGGCCTGCTGGCCCAACCCCGCCCGCAAGAACCACAGCTTACGTGGAGCGTCCTCGCCTTCCCCATCACCCTGCACGACAACCGCTCCGGAGCCGTGCTCACTGCACGCATCCTCGACAAGCCCACCCGCAACTCAGAGCTTCTCCCCTTCATCTAG
- the tmk gene encoding dTMP kinase, which translates to MPRGYFITFEGLDGSGKTTQLRRLATSLEAEGHTVVTLRQPGGTALGDRIRSILLDSRSEAALGPIAPAAEMALMFADRAQSISEVILPALAAGSIILCDRYTDSSEAYQGGGRQLGSERILAMHAAACDNLQPDLTLLLLPSLESSLRRARRRNQRHVEKQGTDENRFEREPDDFYRRIYQKYEEIAAREPHRVVPIRDDASIDQIQACIQKIVASRLDHAKA; encoded by the coding sequence ATGCCCCGCGGATATTTCATCACCTTCGAAGGCCTCGACGGCTCCGGAAAGACCACCCAATTACGCCGCCTCGCCACCTCTCTCGAAGCCGAAGGTCACACCGTCGTCACCCTCCGCCAACCCGGCGGTACCGCCCTCGGCGACCGCATCCGCAGCATCCTCCTCGACTCCCGCTCCGAAGCCGCCCTCGGTCCCATCGCCCCCGCCGCCGAGATGGCTCTCATGTTCGCCGACCGCGCCCAGTCCATCTCGGAAGTCATCCTCCCCGCCCTCGCCGCCGGCTCCATCATCCTCTGCGACCGCTACACCGACTCCTCCGAGGCCTATCAAGGCGGAGGCCGTCAACTAGGCAGCGAGCGCATCCTCGCCATGCACGCCGCCGCCTGCGACAACCTCCAGCCCGACCTGACCCTCCTCCTTCTCCCCTCGCTCGAATCTTCCCTCCGCCGCGCCCGCCGCCGCAACCAGCGCCACGTCGAAAAGCAAGGCACCGACGAAAACCGCTTCGAGCGCGAGCCCGACGACTTCTACCGCCGCATCTACCAGAAGTACGAAGAGATCGCCGCCCGCGAACCTCACCGCGTCGTCCCAATCCGCGACGACGCCTCCATCGACCAGATTCAAGCCTGCATCCAAAAGATCGTCGCCTCCCGCCTCGACCACGCCAAAGCCTGA
- a CDS encoding cytochrome P450, with protein sequence MTIPTPTLEAAPEPTSASPSNARGKGRMPPGLKHSLPFYSFKPWVKLGSPILLFEHLLKTYGNIAHYRFLGTPIIFINDPEYIREILVTQASSFVKERTVRRMKVLLGEGLITSDDPIHMRQRKIAAPAFHRQRIAAYGDQIVACALHQREAWRPNQHIDISAASMQLSLEIVARTLFNTEVTADIRSINDEVNTIMGLYNFIVAFPKIESFIHLPIPGIMKFRRSKARLDAVVDRLIQEHREAATRGEPDRGDLLSMLLASKYESDDPTQQTGMSDEQVRDEVLTIFLAGYETVANGLTWTWYLLSQNPHIEAKLHAELDAVLGTGPTQRLPTLADYPALRYTEQVFAESMRLYPPAWAMGRMSTKPITLGPYTIPAGAHFFFSQYIMGRDPQYFPDPLRFDPDRFSPENKAARAKFTYFPFGGGSRQCIGESFAWMEGVFSIATLAQRWRMTYLGSTPPEVQAKITLRPRDPLMMQLIPR encoded by the coding sequence ATGACCATCCCCACCCCGACCCTCGAAGCCGCTCCCGAACCGACCTCTGCTAGCCCATCAAACGCTCGTGGCAAAGGCCGCATGCCGCCTGGCCTCAAGCACTCGCTTCCCTTCTACTCCTTCAAGCCCTGGGTCAAACTCGGCAGCCCCATCCTCCTCTTCGAGCATCTCCTCAAGACCTACGGCAACATCGCCCACTACAGATTCCTCGGCACCCCCATCATCTTCATCAACGACCCCGAGTACATCCGCGAGATTCTGGTGACTCAAGCCTCCAGCTTCGTCAAAGAGCGCACGGTCCGCCGCATGAAGGTCCTCCTCGGAGAAGGCCTCATCACCTCCGACGACCCCATCCACATGCGCCAGCGCAAGATCGCCGCGCCTGCCTTCCACCGCCAGCGCATCGCCGCCTACGGAGACCAGATCGTAGCCTGCGCCCTCCACCAGCGCGAAGCCTGGCGCCCAAACCAGCACATCGACATCTCCGCCGCCAGCATGCAGCTCTCCCTCGAGATCGTCGCCCGCACGCTCTTCAACACCGAGGTCACCGCCGACATCCGCAGCATCAACGACGAAGTCAACACCATCATGGGCCTCTATAACTTCATCGTCGCCTTCCCCAAAATCGAATCCTTCATCCACCTCCCCATCCCCGGCATCATGAAGTTCCGCCGCTCCAAAGCCCGCCTCGACGCCGTAGTCGACCGCCTCATCCAAGAGCACCGCGAAGCCGCCACCCGCGGCGAACCAGATCGCGGAGATCTCCTCTCCATGCTCCTGGCCAGCAAATACGAATCCGACGACCCCACCCAACAAACCGGCATGTCCGACGAGCAAGTCCGCGACGAAGTCCTCACCATCTTTCTCGCCGGCTACGAAACCGTAGCCAACGGCCTTACCTGGACCTGGTATCTCCTAAGCCAGAACCCGCATATCGAAGCCAAACTCCACGCCGAACTAGACGCAGTCCTAGGCACCGGCCCCACCCAACGCCTCCCCACCCTAGCCGACTACCCCGCCCTCCGCTACACCGAACAAGTCTTCGCCGAATCCATGCGCCTCTACCCGCCCGCCTGGGCTATGGGCCGCATGTCCACCAAGCCCATCACCCTCGGCCCCTACACCATCCCCGCCGGCGCGCACTTCTTCTTCAGTCAATACATCATGGGCCGCGACCCCCAATACTTCCCCGACCCACTCCGCTTCGACCCCGACCGCTTCTCCCCCGAAAACAAAGCCGCCCGCGCCAAATTCACCTACTTCCCCTTCGGCGGAGGCAGCCGCCAATGCATCGGCGAAAGCTTCGCCTGGATGGAAGGCGTCTTCAGCATCGCCACCCTCGCCCAGCGCTGGCGCATGACCTACCTCGGCTCCACCCCACCCGAAGTACAAGCCAAGATCACCCTCCGCCCACGCGACCCGCTCATGATGCAGCTCATCCCTCGCTAA
- a CDS encoding TOBE domain-containing protein, translating into MKTSARNTLAGTISKITTGAVNSEVILATEAGSEIVAVITNGSVEAMALKVGMKAWALVKASWIIVGKDLDKSKISTRNILCGVVEVIHQGSVNDEVSIRLQGGELLTGVITDGSLHELALHLGEPVCAAFKASSVIIAVD; encoded by the coding sequence ATGAAAACAAGTGCGCGCAATACTCTGGCGGGAACGATCAGCAAGATTACAACGGGCGCAGTGAACTCCGAGGTGATATTGGCGACTGAAGCCGGGAGTGAGATCGTTGCGGTGATTACGAATGGCAGCGTGGAGGCGATGGCGCTGAAAGTGGGGATGAAGGCCTGGGCGTTGGTGAAGGCGAGTTGGATCATCGTTGGGAAGGATTTGGACAAGAGCAAGATCAGCACTCGAAATATTTTGTGCGGAGTGGTGGAGGTGATTCACCAAGGCAGCGTGAACGATGAGGTGTCGATCAGGCTGCAGGGCGGAGAGCTGTTGACCGGAGTGATTACGGATGGAAGTCTGCATGAGTTGGCTCTGCATCTGGGCGAGCCGGTGTGTGCGGCGTTCAAGGCTTCGAGTGTGATTATTGCGGTGGATTGA